The nucleotide sequence AGGGTGATAGTATAAGATCATGCATTCCATCTTTAATAGTACATAATTTTATATCTCCCTGAAGTGCTTTTCCATATTTATGGATATCGTCAATATTAAGAACGGCATCTCCTTTTTTTACATCATCTATCCATTGCTTGGTGTAGATCGATCTACTGCTATGTAAAATAAGCATAGGAACATCTATTGTAGTATGATGGTGAACCTGTCTCTGAGCTTGGTGAATAGCATTTATAAAGCCCAGATTTACCTTTGGAATTTTGTGTGGTTTCCAAGTAAGGGAATAATCCCATTCTCCAAATTTTTCTTGATGTAAGCTATACCCATAAAGCTTGGTAAACCCGCTAGAAATTAGTAGATCTGGTTTATGTTGTCCTATAAAAGATAGCATAGGAATGCCCAACTTTCTTTCTATACTATTTAGATTAAAACTATAGAACGGACTGTTACAAATAATTCCTTGAAATTTTTCACTGTGAAGATTACGCCCTGCGTAATTGGTAAGTATTAATCCGCCGGTAGAATGCCCCATTAGTATAACCTGAGCATTTTCTTCAGATCTAATGATATCTAAAGATCTTTCAATCTCTTCATCATATTCCAGAAGACTGCGCACATTATTCATTTTTTGATGTTTAAGCAGGGAACGTCCATATTTTCTAAGGTCTAATGCATAGAAGTTATAACCCTTAGCATTGAAGCGTTTCGCCAGCTCTTTTTGAAAAAAGTAATCATTAAAACCATGAATATACAAGACCGCTTTAAATGTTGGAATTTTAGATTTTCTGCGCACTAAGGTTGCGAGAACTTTCCCCTCATAATCATCTTTAAGATCTAAGGTGCATTGTTCAAAATCTTCACCCAGAACATCTTTTGAATAATTCGTATTAATTAAATGTTCTATGGACATAGTTTATTCGGGTGATTGTGAGATGGTTTGTTTGTCTTTTTTAAGATATGATGATATCTTAAATTGAAGTAATATAAGCATTGCAAAGAAGGTTACCACTATAATTAT is from Gillisia sp. Hel1_33_143 and encodes:
- a CDS encoding alpha/beta hydrolase, translated to MSIEHLINTNYSKDVLGEDFEQCTLDLKDDYEGKVLATLVRRKSKIPTFKAVLYIHGFNDYFFQKELAKRFNAKGYNFYALDLRKYGRSLLKHQKMNNVRSLLEYDEEIERSLDIIRSEENAQVILMGHSTGGLILTNYAGRNLHSEKFQGIICNSPFYSFNLNSIERKLGIPMLSFIGQHKPDLLISSGFTKLYGYSLHQEKFGEWDYSLTWKPHKIPKVNLGFINAIHQAQRQVHHHTTIDVPMLILHSSRSIYTKQWIDDVKKGDAVLNIDDIHKYGKALQGDIKLCTIKDGMHDLILSPLPVREEAYKQIFLWIDLQYGK